The following are from one region of the Stigmatella ashevillena genome:
- a CDS encoding tetratricopeptide repeat protein: MKKRSPTSRSLLSLLPVVAGLTLAAQQGIQGLHPSVPAAPGPSSPTLLQPVLPEQAFPREAGHEVPMAGAAPSTETPEPPSDALSLPHEHLYRVNHLARARILREVGDLSGAWTECRRALHDHPEDEEALGTLARLGPRVGQPELAVRALDRLGNLLPEDASPLIQQARLLISLGKFPEAVRVGEEALLRAPEEPEAYQALGRAHLAAGELPAAILRFQQAIHLAPEHGHALNNLGFAWLRANENAKAAEVLARAAALLPHAGHVHNNLGVAYERLGRMAEAQAAYAIATQLSPRYVKAHLNASRMKAVARFEGGPSGFQEEYPVPVSQELER, from the coding sequence GTGAAGAAGAGGTCCCCCACATCCCGCTCGCTGCTGTCCCTCTTGCCCGTGGTGGCTGGCCTGACCCTCGCCGCGCAGCAAGGAATCCAGGGCTTGCATCCCTCTGTCCCTGCCGCGCCCGGCCCGTCCAGCCCCACCCTCCTCCAGCCCGTCCTTCCGGAGCAGGCGTTTCCTCGAGAGGCTGGGCACGAAGTGCCCATGGCCGGAGCCGCCCCGAGCACGGAGACTCCAGAGCCCCCCTCTGACGCATTGAGCCTTCCTCACGAGCACCTCTATCGGGTGAACCACCTGGCCCGGGCCCGGATCCTGCGTGAGGTGGGAGATCTGTCGGGCGCATGGACCGAGTGCCGACGGGCCCTCCACGATCATCCCGAGGATGAGGAGGCCCTCGGGACCCTGGCCCGTTTGGGCCCGCGCGTGGGGCAACCGGAACTCGCCGTGCGGGCCCTGGACCGGTTGGGGAACCTGCTCCCGGAGGATGCCTCCCCGCTCATCCAGCAGGCGCGGCTGCTGATCTCCTTGGGGAAGTTCCCGGAGGCCGTGCGAGTGGGCGAAGAGGCGCTCCTCCGCGCCCCCGAGGAGCCCGAGGCGTACCAGGCCCTCGGCCGAGCGCACCTCGCCGCGGGCGAGCTGCCCGCCGCCATTCTTCGCTTCCAGCAGGCCATCCACCTGGCTCCGGAGCACGGCCATGCCCTCAACAACCTCGGCTTCGCCTGGCTGCGCGCCAACGAGAACGCGAAGGCCGCCGAGGTGCTGGCCCGCGCCGCCGCCCTGCTTCCCCACGCGGGCCACGTTCACAACAACCTGGGTGTGGCGTACGAGCGGCTCGGACGCATGGCGGAAGCCCAGGCCGCCTATGCCATCGCCACCCAGCTCTCCCCGCGCTACGTCAAGGCGCACCTCAACGCGAGCCGGATGAAAGCCGTGGCGCGCTTCGAAGGAGGCCCTTCCGGTTTCCAGGAGGAGTACCCGGTTCCAGTTTCTCAAGAGTTGGAGCGGTAG
- a CDS encoding penicillin-binding protein 1A has product MNTARAMSTPSEALPPSEPPQVPPPPTRPGLGARLWKWTKRLLIVAGVGLVLAVAAGVIAYSYFSQGLPSVEALRNYQPPQVTKVRCGDGSICAEFYNERRTLVRIEDLPPHVRNSFLAAEDADFYKHEGLDFFGITRAALKNLVPGSRKSGASTITQQVVKNLLLTPERSLTRKMREWILTPRVEQALTKDQILNLYVNQIYYGQRRYGLEEAALFYFGKHAKDLSLGEATVLAGTPQSPHRINPVTNIVRAKSRQKYVLDQMARNGFASREEVDAEMDKPIVLAPRPPPRVGAYYAEEMRRTLIERYGEKAVLEGGLRVEIAMEPKHQAVAEEAVRNGLEALDRRQGYRGPLGLLETPRFGRLKQLIAQRIDEAGRRQKDAEYVADLSPLANAEPEPESPGDEGSEEQRPELAPEEEAPPSAEEMLVRSVPLLPLKEGLRLAGYVTEVDEKRGVARVDLVSRTAEVSLSTVKWARMKGKAAPSKISDVFKPGELVLVRITRPTPAPAAVEASLDQIPVAQGGLVVLRPTDRHVLALVGGYDFDRSSFNRATQARRQPGSSFKPFLYAAAIGSGRYTPLSTVNDAPEAIRDPYTGKQWKPKNYDNKFEGPMTLREALTKSKNTVSVRLIESLTPATVIDYARRAGISSALPENLTLALGTGEVTMLEAVNAYATLQANGRYADPLLLLRVQDAQGLVLEEHQPAFEEKLPPPVAYLTTMLMRSVVEEGTAKAVRELNRPAAGKTGTTNESKDTWFSGYTMDYVASAWVGFDDNTPLGSTETGGRAALPIWLDFMRVAHQGLPVREFEVPPGIISVRIDPSTGLLAGNSVPGRLESFLDGTQPTAEAPPPGQVDTSEFFLEDGKRRGL; this is encoded by the coding sequence ATGAACACGGCACGAGCGATGTCCACGCCTTCCGAAGCCCTTCCTCCTTCCGAACCGCCCCAGGTTCCCCCTCCTCCCACTCGCCCCGGGCTTGGCGCCCGTCTCTGGAAGTGGACGAAGCGGCTGCTCATCGTGGCGGGCGTGGGCCTGGTGCTGGCGGTGGCGGCGGGCGTGATCGCCTACTCCTATTTCAGCCAGGGGCTGCCCTCCGTGGAGGCCCTGCGCAACTACCAGCCACCGCAGGTGACGAAGGTGCGGTGCGGGGATGGCTCCATCTGCGCCGAGTTCTACAACGAGCGCCGCACGCTGGTTCGCATCGAGGATCTCCCCCCGCACGTCCGCAACTCCTTCCTCGCCGCCGAGGACGCGGACTTCTACAAGCACGAGGGCCTCGACTTCTTCGGCATCACCCGGGCGGCCCTCAAGAACCTCGTCCCTGGCAGCCGCAAGTCCGGCGCCTCCACCATCACGCAGCAGGTGGTGAAGAACCTGCTGCTCACCCCAGAGCGGAGCCTCACGCGGAAGATGCGCGAGTGGATCCTCACCCCACGCGTGGAGCAGGCCCTCACCAAGGATCAGATCCTCAACCTCTACGTCAACCAGATCTACTACGGGCAGCGGCGCTACGGCCTGGAAGAGGCCGCGCTCTTCTACTTCGGCAAGCACGCCAAGGACTTGAGCCTCGGAGAGGCCACGGTGCTGGCCGGCACGCCCCAGTCTCCGCACCGCATCAACCCGGTGACGAACATCGTCCGCGCCAAGTCGCGCCAGAAGTACGTGTTGGATCAAATGGCGCGCAACGGCTTCGCCTCCCGGGAGGAGGTAGACGCGGAGATGGACAAGCCCATCGTCCTGGCACCCCGGCCGCCGCCCCGCGTGGGCGCCTACTACGCCGAGGAGATGCGCCGCACGCTCATCGAGCGCTACGGGGAGAAGGCGGTGCTCGAAGGCGGCCTGCGGGTCGAGATCGCCATGGAGCCCAAGCACCAGGCCGTGGCGGAGGAAGCGGTGCGCAATGGCCTGGAGGCGCTGGACCGGCGCCAGGGCTACCGAGGGCCGCTCGGCCTGCTGGAGACGCCGCGCTTCGGGCGCCTCAAGCAGCTCATCGCCCAGCGCATCGATGAAGCAGGGCGCCGACAGAAGGACGCGGAGTACGTGGCGGATCTCTCGCCCCTGGCGAATGCGGAGCCCGAGCCCGAGTCTCCCGGGGACGAAGGCTCCGAGGAGCAGCGCCCGGAGCTTGCCCCCGAAGAGGAGGCGCCTCCCTCCGCCGAAGAAATGCTGGTGCGCTCCGTTCCCCTTCTTCCCCTGAAGGAGGGACTGCGCCTGGCCGGCTACGTCACCGAGGTGGACGAGAAGCGGGGCGTTGCCCGGGTGGACCTCGTGAGCCGCACCGCGGAGGTCTCCCTGTCCACGGTGAAGTGGGCACGGATGAAGGGCAAGGCGGCCCCCTCGAAGATTTCGGATGTCTTCAAGCCGGGCGAGCTGGTGCTCGTGCGCATCACCCGGCCCACCCCCGCCCCCGCGGCCGTGGAGGCCTCGCTCGATCAAATCCCCGTGGCGCAAGGGGGACTCGTCGTCCTCCGGCCCACCGACAGGCATGTGCTGGCGCTGGTGGGCGGCTATGACTTCGACCGCTCGTCCTTCAACCGCGCCACGCAGGCCCGGCGCCAGCCTGGCTCGTCCTTCAAGCCCTTCCTCTATGCCGCGGCGATCGGCAGCGGGCGCTACACGCCGCTGAGCACGGTGAACGACGCGCCGGAGGCCATCCGCGACCCGTACACCGGCAAGCAGTGGAAGCCGAAGAACTACGACAACAAGTTCGAGGGCCCCATGACGCTGCGAGAGGCCCTCACCAAGTCCAAGAACACGGTGTCCGTGCGGCTCATCGAGTCGCTCACCCCCGCCACCGTCATCGACTACGCGCGCCGCGCGGGCATCTCCTCGGCCCTGCCGGAGAACCTCACGCTGGCGCTGGGCACGGGCGAAGTGACGATGCTGGAGGCCGTCAACGCCTACGCCACGCTCCAGGCCAACGGCCGCTACGCGGACCCGCTCCTGCTGCTGCGCGTCCAGGATGCCCAGGGACTCGTGCTGGAGGAGCACCAGCCCGCCTTCGAGGAGAAGCTGCCCCCCCCGGTGGCCTACCTCACCACGATGCTCATGCGCAGCGTCGTCGAAGAGGGCACCGCCAAGGCCGTGCGAGAGCTGAACCGCCCCGCGGCCGGAAAGACAGGCACCACCAACGAGTCCAAGGACACGTGGTTCTCCGGCTACACCATGGACTACGTGGCCAGCGCCTGGGTGGGCTTCGATGACAACACGCCCCTGGGCAGCACGGAGACGGGGGGCCGGGCCGCCCTGCCCATCTGGCTGGACTTCATGCGCGTGGCGCATCAGGGTCTGCCCGTGCGCGAATTCGAGGTTCCTCCCGGCATCATCTCCGTGCGGATCGACCCATCGACGGGGCTGCTCGCCGGCAACTCCGTGCCCGGACGGCTCGAGTCCTTCTTGGATGGCACTCAGCCCACCGCCGAGGCGCCGCCCCCGGGACAGGTGGACACGAGCGAGTTCTTCCTCGAGGACGGCAAGCGGAGAGGTCTGTGA
- a CDS encoding peptide ABC transporter substrate-binding protein, translating into MTLRYALASLLVFGASPALAAGRIPYGGELRLAHTGPSPQGDPTLADTPVEATLLGLQSRPICRLGAGGESHLAVARELSRPMAQTVRITLPSLGLANTLTRAWTRFTGAEAPSPYRALLFPVNGEARQLSPRGTALELPLAFPWPDLERSLCHPALALPVTTSAPSLGPFASTGKGLLEARLGYPEGRPYLDRILLTPTDERGLTRMWTARQVHVALGALPETGALAGAALHATYLAYSPRRVPTDFRQAFESAIDRDDLTRLFVRAPAVSMPHLLPPALLTQAPRPRPGAPSSGGMRPVTLLYDAGIEDQRAVAERIQVKLHERGYKVALEPQPRAILRSRWAKGDFDLMLHSLLLPPIPGPALAVVLDAAGRRDLLGVELPLIGAVEDTAARDTRARERALALAPSVPLLPLYAQGLGMRVAPGMEGLVMDAQGLPLLEGAYLLPETPASPGGQR; encoded by the coding sequence ATGACGCTCCGATACGCTCTTGCCAGCCTCCTCGTCTTCGGTGCCTCCCCTGCGCTGGCCGCGGGGCGCATTCCCTACGGCGGAGAGCTTCGGCTGGCCCACACCGGCCCTTCCCCCCAGGGAGACCCCACCCTGGCGGACACCCCCGTGGAGGCGACGCTCTTGGGCCTCCAGTCCCGTCCCATCTGCCGACTTGGCGCGGGCGGCGAGTCCCACTTGGCCGTGGCCCGCGAGCTGTCTCGGCCCATGGCCCAGACGGTGCGCATCACCCTGCCCTCGCTCGGGTTGGCCAACACCCTGACGCGGGCTTGGACGCGCTTCACGGGCGCCGAGGCCCCTTCTCCCTACCGCGCGCTCCTCTTCCCCGTGAACGGCGAGGCCCGTCAGCTCTCCCCGCGCGGAACCGCCCTCGAACTCCCCCTGGCCTTCCCGTGGCCAGACCTGGAGCGCTCGCTGTGCCACCCCGCGTTGGCCCTGCCGGTGACCACCAGTGCGCCCTCCCTGGGGCCCTTCGCCTCCACCGGCAAGGGGCTCCTCGAGGCGCGGCTCGGCTATCCCGAGGGCCGCCCCTACCTGGATCGCATCCTGCTGACCCCGACGGATGAGCGAGGCCTCACCCGGATGTGGACCGCGCGGCAGGTGCACGTGGCCCTGGGGGCCTTGCCCGAGACAGGCGCCCTGGCGGGAGCCGCCCTCCATGCCACCTACCTCGCCTACTCGCCACGCCGGGTGCCGACGGACTTCCGGCAGGCCTTCGAGAGCGCCATCGACCGGGACGATCTGACGCGCCTCTTCGTGCGTGCGCCCGCCGTGTCCATGCCGCACCTGCTGCCCCCTGCCCTGCTGACCCAGGCCCCCCGGCCACGTCCGGGCGCACCATCCTCCGGCGGCATGCGACCGGTGACGCTGCTCTACGACGCGGGCATCGAGGATCAGCGCGCCGTGGCCGAGCGCATCCAGGTGAAGCTCCACGAGCGTGGCTACAAGGTCGCACTGGAGCCGCAACCCCGCGCCATCCTCCGCTCCCGCTGGGCCAAGGGCGACTTCGACCTGATGCTTCACTCCCTGCTGTTGCCCCCGATTCCGGGCCCTGCCCTCGCGGTGGTGCTGGACGCGGCGGGGCGGAGGGATCTGCTGGGCGTGGAGCTGCCCCTCATCGGCGCCGTGGAGGACACGGCCGCGCGGGATACCCGGGCCCGGGAGAGGGCCCTCGCGCTGGCGCCCTCCGTGCCCCTCCTTCCTTTATATGCGCAGGGCCTTGGCATGCGCGTGGCCCCCGGGATGGAGGGCCTGGTGATGGACGCGCAGGGACTGCCTTTGCTCGAGGGGGCGTACCTGCTGCCCGAAACGCCGGCGTCCCCCGGCGGCCAGAGGTGA
- a CDS encoding ATP-binding protein: MRLRTRLALAFAVLALVPLAVVVPLTLSRLRTTLSRELEARMEGATTSAQEGLERTAERARRAVEELVESTAMEDLAREARERPTQAIQAGTAEGLMKSRSLTVLSLFDREGITLSSGHLPARRGDPDPALFAVTLQKAPKPVPVRVSVRGDSGLREIPALVTARPVDYGDSRLWAVGGVLLDEGLAQHLARLTQAEVSLLSEGTVIARAGSATAPTVERVLPLGDAASVHLVFSRAAPLEAERGVINAFLLMAALGLGFSVLLGLLMSRRITRPVEALTDGARRVAEGSWEVQVTTEASGEVGELVRTFNRMTSELRSTTERLMASERIAAWQEVARRLAHEIKNPLTPIQMSLETLLAAQSAQDARFPALFRESAGVVLEEVDRLRRIVDEFSRFARMPKPQLTPVDLSELAQSVLSLYATPPPGITLLPTIQTGVVARADRDQLTQVLVNLVKNAEEALADKGGSVRVRVKGTQTDAIVEVEDTGPGIPLEHRSRIFEPYFTTKQGGTGLGLAIAARILQEHGGKLEVGGEPGEGARFSLILPRDM; the protein is encoded by the coding sequence ATGCGACTGAGAACCCGGCTGGCGCTGGCCTTCGCCGTGCTGGCGCTGGTGCCGCTGGCGGTGGTGGTGCCCCTCACCCTGAGCCGCCTGCGCACCACCCTCTCCCGCGAGTTGGAGGCGCGGATGGAAGGGGCCACCACCTCCGCGCAGGAAGGGCTGGAGCGCACCGCCGAGCGGGCCCGCCGCGCCGTGGAAGAGTTGGTGGAGAGCACCGCCATGGAGGACCTGGCGCGCGAGGCGCGCGAGCGCCCCACCCAGGCCATTCAAGCAGGCACCGCCGAGGGGCTGATGAAGAGCCGGAGCCTCACGGTGCTCAGCCTCTTCGACAGAGAGGGCATCACGCTGTCCTCGGGCCACCTGCCCGCCCGACGGGGCGATCCCGATCCGGCCCTCTTCGCCGTCACCCTCCAGAAAGCCCCCAAGCCCGTCCCCGTGCGCGTGAGCGTGCGGGGGGACAGCGGCCTGCGGGAGATTCCCGCGCTCGTCACCGCACGCCCGGTGGACTACGGGGATTCGAGGCTGTGGGCCGTGGGGGGCGTGCTGCTGGATGAGGGGCTGGCCCAGCACCTGGCGCGGCTCACCCAGGCCGAAGTGTCCCTGCTCTCGGAGGGCACCGTGATCGCCCGGGCTGGCAGCGCCACGGCGCCCACGGTGGAGCGTGTGCTGCCCCTGGGGGACGCAGCCTCCGTGCACCTCGTCTTCAGCCGGGCGGCGCCGCTGGAGGCCGAGCGGGGCGTCATCAACGCCTTCCTCCTCATGGCCGCGCTGGGGCTGGGCTTCTCGGTGCTGCTGGGGCTGCTCATGTCACGCCGCATCACCCGGCCCGTGGAGGCGCTCACGGACGGGGCCCGCCGGGTGGCCGAGGGCTCCTGGGAGGTGCAAGTCACCACCGAGGCCAGCGGCGAAGTGGGAGAGCTGGTCCGCACCTTCAACCGCATGACCTCCGAGCTGCGCTCCACCACCGAGCGGCTGATGGCCAGCGAGCGCATCGCCGCGTGGCAGGAGGTGGCCCGGCGGCTGGCCCACGAAATCAAGAACCCCCTCACCCCCATTCAGATGTCCCTGGAGACCTTGCTGGCGGCCCAGAGCGCCCAGGACGCGCGCTTCCCCGCGCTCTTCCGGGAGAGTGCGGGGGTGGTGCTGGAAGAGGTGGACCGGCTGCGCCGCATCGTCGACGAGTTCAGCCGCTTCGCCCGGATGCCCAAGCCCCAGCTGACGCCGGTGGACTTGAGCGAGCTGGCCCAGAGCGTGCTGTCCCTCTACGCCACCCCGCCCCCGGGCATCACCCTGCTGCCCACGATTCAAACGGGCGTGGTGGCCCGCGCGGACCGGGATCAGCTCACCCAGGTGCTCGTCAACCTGGTGAAGAACGCGGAGGAGGCCCTGGCGGACAAGGGCGGCTCGGTCCGCGTGCGCGTGAAGGGTACGCAGACGGACGCCATCGTGGAGGTGGAGGACACCGGCCCGGGGATTCCGCTGGAGCACCGCAGCCGCATCTTCGAGCCCTACTTCACCACCAAGCAGGGGGGAACCGGGCTGGGGTTGGCCATCGCCGCCCGGATCCTCCAGGAGCACGGCGGCAAGCTGGAAGTCGGAGGCGAGCCCGGCGAAGGGGCCCGCTTCAGCCTGATCCTGCCGCGGGACATGTGA
- a CDS encoding FG-GAP repeat domain-containing protein, translated as MSRLLVTLLLSTLTAAPSTPAPPQGPPSVERLAQLVADAVHAQAPEAPVAIHLSGSSPEMRRALGTLLASRLATLELGPVVLESSTPEAAEELAREKGARALVRLTLSLEEGALHARGDVLGTWVNFWSGRTPSRPPGPAAAVTQAVEADAGALTLAAVSPQGMASATPMTVLSGPRQVRLMGAALVQLDQPPAALAAGDLDGDGRDEVAVLTHRAVSVYASDGRLLARRDIEGIPLSATPPREPFGVVAVLPQPPRLAAWSAHFAHGEVLLFDRAKGTLRPIGALDTAPLGAHERASFTPGRTTFAPEVRLDEGQMLPVPAPFVSASLASPQLLFVHADGSGSLYPRATTPPIRMQGLGAGSALGDVDGDGRPELLTTSPQLFPNPDTLRVHALLGDDPMAHSPLWQSTLPVGRALQVVTADLDLDHRREVLVGLWHPDGTGEVFLMRQGAP; from the coding sequence GTGAGCCGCCTCCTCGTCACGCTCCTGCTGTCCACCCTCACCGCCGCGCCCTCCACGCCCGCCCCTCCACAAGGCCCCCCTTCCGTCGAGCGGCTCGCGCAGCTCGTGGCCGATGCCGTGCACGCTCAAGCGCCCGAGGCGCCCGTCGCCATTCACCTGAGCGGCTCCTCGCCCGAGATGCGGCGCGCGCTGGGGACGCTGCTGGCCTCGCGGCTGGCCACCTTGGAGCTGGGTCCCGTCGTGCTGGAGTCCTCCACGCCCGAGGCGGCCGAGGAGCTCGCCCGGGAGAAGGGGGCGCGCGCCCTCGTGCGCCTCACGCTCAGCCTGGAGGAGGGCGCCCTGCACGCCCGGGGCGACGTGCTGGGCACCTGGGTCAACTTCTGGTCTGGACGCACCCCGTCCCGGCCCCCAGGGCCCGCCGCCGCCGTGACCCAGGCCGTGGAGGCGGACGCCGGCGCGCTGACCCTCGCCGCGGTCTCTCCCCAAGGCATGGCTTCGGCGACACCGATGACCGTCCTCTCCGGGCCTCGCCAGGTGCGGCTGATGGGCGCGGCGCTGGTGCAACTGGACCAGCCTCCCGCCGCCCTCGCCGCGGGGGACCTCGATGGCGACGGCCGGGACGAGGTGGCCGTCCTCACCCACCGCGCCGTGTCCGTCTACGCCAGCGATGGGCGCCTGCTCGCGCGCCGCGACATCGAGGGGATTCCCCTGAGCGCCACGCCCCCCCGGGAGCCCTTCGGCGTGGTGGCCGTCCTGCCCCAGCCCCCGCGGCTGGCGGCCTGGTCCGCCCACTTCGCCCACGGAGAGGTGCTCCTCTTCGACCGGGCCAAGGGCACCCTGCGCCCCATTGGCGCGCTGGACACCGCCCCCCTCGGCGCCCACGAGCGCGCCAGCTTCACGCCCGGCCGGACGACGTTCGCGCCAGAGGTCCGGTTGGACGAGGGCCAGATGCTCCCCGTCCCAGCCCCCTTCGTCAGTGCCAGCCTCGCCTCCCCGCAACTGCTCTTTGTCCACGCCGATGGCAGCGGCTCGCTCTATCCCCGCGCCACCACCCCGCCCATCCGCATGCAGGGGCTTGGCGCCGGCAGCGCGCTGGGAGACGTGGATGGAGATGGGCGGCCAGAGCTCCTCACCACCTCCCCCCAGCTCTTTCCCAATCCCGACACGCTGCGCGTCCATGCACTCCTCGGGGATGATCCCATGGCCCACAGCCCGCTCTGGCAAAGCACCTTGCCGGTGGGCCGCGCGCTGCAAGTGGTGACGGCCGACCTGGACCTCGACCACCGGCGGGAGGTGCTCGTGGGCCTCTGGCACCCGGACGGCACGGGCGAAGTCTTCCTCATGCGCCAGGGGGCCCCATGA
- the xth gene encoding exodeoxyribonuclease III encodes MKIASWNVNSVRARQERLLNWLKAHQPDVLCLQELKCVDADFPTEAVREVGYHAVTHGQKTYNGVAILSKTEPSDVVLSLSDGVEDSHARLIAATVNGVRVVSAYVPNGQAVDSPAYVYKLEWYARLRRYLDTRHAPDQQLVLCGDWNVAPEPIDVYDPAAWEGQTLFTLKERDALQRMCAFGLTDTFRTLHAGVEKKFSWWDYRGLSFPKNLGVRIDHIFATAPLVQRLVKAEIDREERKGKQPSDHAPVWAEFRD; translated from the coding sequence ATGAAAATCGCCAGCTGGAATGTGAACTCGGTGAGGGCGCGGCAAGAGCGCTTGCTGAACTGGTTGAAGGCCCACCAGCCGGACGTCCTCTGTCTTCAGGAACTGAAGTGCGTGGATGCGGACTTCCCCACCGAGGCGGTGCGCGAAGTGGGCTACCACGCCGTCACGCACGGACAGAAGACGTACAACGGCGTGGCCATCCTCTCGAAGACGGAGCCCTCGGACGTGGTGCTGAGCCTCTCGGACGGGGTGGAGGACTCCCATGCGCGGCTCATCGCGGCGACGGTGAACGGGGTTCGCGTGGTGAGCGCCTACGTGCCCAACGGACAGGCGGTGGACTCGCCCGCCTACGTCTACAAGCTGGAGTGGTACGCGCGGCTGCGGCGCTACCTGGACACGAGGCATGCGCCGGACCAGCAACTGGTGCTGTGCGGTGACTGGAACGTGGCCCCCGAGCCCATCGACGTGTACGACCCGGCGGCCTGGGAGGGGCAGACGCTCTTCACCCTGAAGGAGCGTGACGCATTGCAGCGGATGTGCGCCTTCGGGCTGACGGACACGTTCCGCACGCTGCACGCCGGGGTGGAGAAGAAGTTCAGCTGGTGGGATTACCGGGGCCTGTCGTTCCCCAAGAACCTGGGCGTGCGCATCGATCACATCTTCGCCACTGCGCCGTTGGTGCAGCGGTTGGTGAAGGCGGAGATCGACCGGGAAGAGCGCAAGGGCAAGCAGCCCTCGGACCACGCCCCCGTCTGGGCGGAGTTCCGGGACTGA
- a CDS encoding MXAN_5187 family protein, with protein sequence MVRVKFLVFALLVLALGLAHFAVLSGPLGAQAVAGAQAQAGSSTAEVVRTLESRRAIARALALRLAASPELVSAVQESVNTEGSGQPGFASVQTAAEAVLPKDIPGVVIALSTPAGAWHARVGQQGTPEDAPLDVKALVPAEAPSVVEAFGAPHAFAAVPVLWNFVRIPGAERLETQLAATLVVGVPLLPEGLLDGPASTSGAAALGLVKENQVVASGGQKALVDSAVTTLKASQPVVQRGQIQEMGPVKLPVLTTGKDYLGGQTPLLVGTRRELEGTPYEVIALVSTRPLMGTLADYQRSALVGLAGLLGLSLVWAVLMGSTQRRASEPASEGRDTLGIGGAMASMAPAAAPALASEPVSGMRFSPSSSGLENTAHTPLAEQAGLAGASQDLPFGAAHPSLDALTTPAPEEAFPFPPAPEPQAFQAPPVPFEHEQAPPPALDDPSFSTASPRAGAFSFEEIPTAAYTLQQAADPMAAAAATIDSPETTRVAAIPRELLQASLRPPTREMPMPFADTYPTVPAPAPVPAPASVPWSVPAPAPVPLPGASLPGSSTFMGNVSDAFSEEDYHFQEVFREFVLTRERCGEMADGLTYDKFVQKLRKNKEQLVQKYACRTVRFQVYVKEGKAALKATPVKD encoded by the coding sequence ATGGTTCGCGTCAAGTTTCTCGTTTTCGCACTCCTGGTGCTCGCGCTGGGCTTGGCGCACTTCGCCGTGCTGTCGGGTCCTCTGGGGGCTCAGGCGGTCGCAGGGGCTCAGGCGCAGGCAGGTTCGAGCACCGCCGAGGTGGTGCGCACCCTGGAAAGTCGGCGTGCGATCGCCCGGGCCCTGGCCCTGAGGCTGGCGGCGAGCCCCGAGCTGGTCTCCGCGGTGCAGGAGTCAGTGAATACCGAGGGTTCGGGCCAGCCGGGCTTCGCTTCCGTCCAGACCGCCGCCGAGGCCGTGCTGCCCAAGGACATCCCCGGCGTGGTCATCGCGCTCTCGACGCCCGCGGGGGCCTGGCATGCGCGGGTGGGGCAGCAGGGGACCCCGGAGGACGCCCCGCTGGATGTGAAGGCGCTGGTCCCGGCGGAGGCCCCCTCGGTGGTGGAGGCCTTCGGTGCGCCGCATGCCTTTGCCGCCGTGCCGGTGCTCTGGAATTTCGTGCGCATTCCCGGGGCGGAGCGCCTGGAGACGCAGCTCGCCGCGACGCTGGTGGTGGGGGTGCCGCTGCTGCCCGAGGGCCTTCTCGACGGCCCTGCCTCCACCTCGGGGGCCGCCGCGCTCGGGCTGGTGAAGGAGAACCAGGTGGTGGCCAGTGGGGGGCAGAAGGCGCTCGTCGACAGCGCGGTCACCACGCTCAAGGCCTCGCAGCCCGTGGTGCAGCGGGGGCAGATCCAAGAGATGGGGCCCGTGAAGTTGCCGGTCCTCACCACGGGCAAGGACTATCTTGGGGGCCAGACGCCCCTTCTGGTGGGGACGCGGCGTGAGCTGGAGGGCACCCCTTACGAGGTGATCGCCCTGGTCAGCACCCGGCCCCTCATGGGCACCCTGGCGGACTATCAGCGCAGCGCCCTCGTGGGGCTCGCCGGCTTGCTGGGGCTGAGCCTGGTATGGGCGGTGTTGATGGGCTCCACCCAGCGGCGGGCCTCGGAGCCCGCTTCCGAGGGACGGGACACGCTCGGCATTGGCGGCGCGATGGCGTCCATGGCCCCGGCTGCGGCGCCTGCGTTGGCCTCCGAGCCCGTGTCCGGGATGCGCTTTTCGCCCTCCTCCTCGGGCCTCGAGAATACCGCGCATACACCTCTGGCCGAGCAGGCCGGGCTCGCAGGGGCTTCGCAGGACCTGCCGTTCGGTGCCGCCCACCCGTCCTTGGACGCCCTCACCACGCCGGCCCCCGAGGAGGCCTTCCCCTTTCCTCCCGCCCCCGAGCCGCAGGCCTTCCAGGCCCCGCCCGTGCCCTTCGAGCACGAGCAGGCCCCGCCGCCCGCGCTGGATGATCCGTCGTTCTCCACGGCGTCTCCTCGCGCGGGAGCGTTCTCCTTCGAGGAGATCCCCACGGCGGCATACACGCTCCAGCAGGCGGCGGATCCGATGGCTGCCGCCGCGGCGACGATCGACAGCCCGGAGACGACGCGCGTGGCCGCCATTCCCCGCGAGCTGCTCCAGGCCTCGCTTCGCCCGCCAACCCGGGAGATGCCGATGCCGTTCGCGGACACCTACCCCACGGTGCCCGCGCCCGCGCCCGTGCCCGCGCCTGCTTCCGTCCCCTGGTCCGTTCCCGCTCCGGCGCCGGTGCCGTTGCCGGGGGCTTCGCTGCCCGGCTCCTCGACGTTCATGGGCAACGTGTCCGATGCCTTCTCGGAGGAGGACTACCACTTCCAGGAGGTCTTCCGAGAGTTCGTCCTGACGCGCGAGCGGTGCGGCGAGATGGCCGACGGCCTCACCTACGACAAGTTCGTGCAGAAGCTCCGCAAGAACAAGGAGCAGCTCGTCCAGAAGTACGCCTGCCGCACCGTGCGCTTCCAGGTCTACGTGAAGGAGGGCAAGGCGGCCCTCAAGGCCACGCCCGTCAAGGACTGA